The following proteins come from a genomic window of Campylobacter concisus:
- a CDS encoding alpha/beta hydrolase gives MVRAFKFLLFTLGVTQTLHAGPSQTPEPLSQKAASKFEISTFKMSANDEIYKIFTAKLKGQNEFKNVLFLLDANAQFNMILNEFDGKAAPLIIGIGYDTDKSYEVEKRTRDLTPKAKGEEFDKGGGADAFYYFLTRNLVPLIDEKFNVQGSQKSLYGHSFGGLFTLYAMLKNEGIFSNFFIASPSLWWGESEILKQNVSEGKFKEKLKAKFVFLSVGELEKRKGKTDKPGILKTSDLAQILKQSGVNSHFEFYKGQTHGSVIPLNLKELLKYLKD, from the coding sequence ATGGTAAGAGCGTTTAAATTTTTGCTTTTTACACTTGGAGTGACACAGACTTTGCACGCAGGACCCAGCCAAACACCTGAGCCACTTAGCCAAAAAGCTGCTAGTAAATTTGAAATTTCAACCTTTAAAATGAGCGCAAATGATGAAATTTATAAAATTTTCACAGCCAAGCTAAAGGGGCAAAATGAGTTTAAAAACGTGCTTTTCTTGCTTGATGCAAACGCCCAGTTCAACATGATATTAAATGAATTTGATGGTAAGGCTGCACCGCTAATAATAGGCATAGGATATGACACAGACAAAAGCTACGAGGTAGAAAAACGCACAAGAGATCTCACGCCAAAAGCAAAGGGCGAGGAATTTGACAAAGGTGGCGGCGCAGATGCGTTTTACTATTTTTTGACAAGAAATTTAGTACCGCTAATCGATGAGAAATTTAACGTACAAGGTAGCCAAAAAAGCCTTTATGGTCACTCTTTTGGTGGCCTTTTTACGCTTTATGCCATGCTTAAAAATGAGGGCATCTTTTCAAATTTCTTTATCGCTTCGCCATCTCTTTGGTGGGGTGAATCTGAAATTTTAAAGCAAAATGTGAGCGAGGGTAAATTTAAAGAGAAACTAAAGGCTAAATTTGTCTTTCTCAGCGTTGGCGAGCTTGAAAAGAGAAAGGGCAAAACCGACAAACCTGGCATTTTAAAAACAAGCGATCTAGCCCAAATTTTAAAACAAAGTGGCGTAAATTCTCACTTTGAGTTTTACAAAGGGCAAACCCATGGCAGCGTCATACCTCTAAATTTAAAAGAGCTTTTAAAATATCTAAAGGATTAA
- a CDS encoding RNA polymerase factor sigma-54 encodes MLRQKQTLAPKIKLNQTLRSWLPILQSGLDELKETLEPFIKDNPFATIEHKNLEKSEKKRNFFEQVSKNSVSESIEALSIYKESLYEKLISQINPPLFPTQKSQDIAYKIIECLDDEGYFSYDDENFADFCESEVERVRARFAYLEPCGVGAKDVKESFLFQLNEAEASDEIIECAEKIILNFENIEKLRKLKFYDDALKIIKKFKNPPAIEYLEEASQKVPDIFVLSTSSGISVQINDDYYPEISIDTEGLDEKEVFVSSRIKEASELIDALEMRKSTLYKIGLMIVEYQYDYFLGGDIKPMKLKDLADELGRNPSTISRAIANKYLSCARGTVALKNFFSTGFDEETSNAAIKEFLLELIKGEDHKKPLSDLKIQELIQAKFNIQIVRRTITKYRKILNIGSSSQRKRVYQING; translated from the coding sequence ATGCTAAGGCAAAAGCAAACTTTAGCTCCAAAGATCAAACTAAACCAAACGCTGCGAAGCTGGCTTCCCATCCTTCAAAGCGGGCTTGATGAGCTAAAAGAGACGCTTGAGCCTTTTATAAAAGACAACCCATTTGCTACGATCGAACATAAAAATTTAGAAAAAAGCGAAAAAAAGCGAAATTTTTTTGAGCAAGTCAGTAAAAATTCAGTAAGTGAGAGCATCGAGGCTTTAAGCATTTATAAAGAAAGCCTCTATGAAAAGCTTATTAGTCAGATAAATCCACCACTTTTTCCCACGCAAAAGTCTCAAGATATCGCATATAAGATTATTGAGTGTTTAGATGACGAGGGTTATTTTTCCTATGATGATGAAAATTTTGCTGATTTTTGCGAGAGCGAAGTGGAGCGGGTTAGGGCGAGATTTGCCTACCTTGAGCCATGTGGAGTGGGCGCAAAGGATGTGAAAGAGAGCTTTTTGTTTCAGCTAAACGAAGCAGAGGCAAGTGATGAGATCATAGAGTGCGCGGAAAAGATCATCTTAAATTTTGAAAATATAGAAAAGCTTAGAAAGCTTAAATTTTACGACGATGCGCTAAAGATCATAAAAAAATTTAAAAATCCACCAGCTATTGAGTATCTAGAAGAGGCTAGTCAAAAAGTACCTGACATCTTCGTGCTAAGCACTAGTAGTGGTATAAGCGTGCAGATAAATGACGACTATTATCCAGAAATTTCGATTGACACCGAAGGATTAGACGAGAAAGAGGTCTTTGTAAGCTCACGCATAAAAGAGGCAAGCGAGCTCATAGATGCCCTTGAAATGAGAAAATCAACGCTTTATAAAATAGGGCTCATGATAGTTGAGTATCAGTACGACTACTTCTTGGGCGGCGATATAAAGCCTATGAAGCTAAAAGACCTAGCAGACGAGCTTGGGCGCAACCCATCAACCATATCAAGAGCGATCGCGAATAAATATCTAAGCTGCGCAAGAGGTACGGTCGCACTTAAAAATTTCTTTTCAACTGGCTTTGACGAGGAGACTTCAAACGCTGCAATAAAAGAATTTTTACTAGAGCTCATTAAAGGTGAAGACCATAAAAAGCCACTTTCTGATCTAAAAATTCAAGAACTAATCCAAGCTAAATTTAACATCCAAATCGTTCGCCGAACCATTACAAAATACCGCAAAATTCTAAACATCGGCAGCTCTAGCCAGCGAAAAAGAGTCTATCAGATAAACGGCTAA
- the tsaE gene encoding tRNA (adenosine(37)-N6)-threonylcarbamoyltransferase complex ATPase subunit type 1 TsaE has product MVFELLENELDELVRVLPRSGVVLLSGDLASGKTTLVKAIIKAHGIDESVTSPTFSLMQIYGKDIYHYDIYQIGFDGMAKNGLFENLFEEGLHLVEWGDENLEKALKKNGESYTMIKISPSKNGRKYEVISA; this is encoded by the coding sequence ATGGTTTTTGAGCTTTTAGAAAATGAGCTTGATGAGCTTGTGCGAGTGCTTCCAAGAAGTGGCGTGGTGCTACTAAGTGGCGATCTAGCAAGTGGCAAAACGACGCTTGTAAAGGCGATCATCAAGGCTCATGGCATAGATGAGAGCGTGACGTCGCCGACATTTTCTTTGATGCAAATTTATGGTAAAGATATCTACCACTACGACATTTATCAGATCGGTTTTGACGGGATGGCAAAAAATGGCCTTTTTGAAAATTTATTTGAAGAGGGGCTTCATCTAGTAGAGTGGGGCGATGAAAATTTAGAAAAAGCTCTAAAGAAAAACGGCGAGAGCTATACGATGATAAAAATTTCTCCTAGCAAAAATGGCAGAAAATACGAGGTTATAAGTGCATAA
- the rplI gene encoding 50S ribosomal protein L9, whose product MKVLLIKDVKALGKAGEIKEVKDGYGNNFLIGKGFAKAATPDVLRQYEAAQKRKAEELKYEIANLEKLKEELEKVTVVIKKTLGANGSLFGSVSKEEIAAELEKTHHLVVEKKAIDMDTHLKAVGLYDVHVKLGHSINASLKVDVQGE is encoded by the coding sequence ATGAAAGTATTATTAATAAAAGATGTAAAAGCACTTGGTAAAGCTGGCGAGATAAAAGAGGTAAAAGATGGCTATGGCAATAATTTCTTAATCGGCAAAGGCTTTGCAAAAGCAGCTACTCCAGACGTTCTTCGCCAATATGAAGCAGCTCAAAAAAGAAAGGCTGAAGAGCTAAAATACGAGATCGCAAATTTAGAAAAACTCAAAGAAGAGCTTGAAAAAGTGACAGTCGTCATCAAAAAAACTCTTGGTGCAAATGGCTCACTCTTTGGTTCAGTCTCGAAAGAGGAGATCGCAGCAGAGCTTGAAAAAACACATCATTTAGTTGTCGAGAAAAAAGCGATCGATATGGATACGCATCTAAAAGCAGTCGGCCTTTATGACGTTCATGTAAAGCTTGGACACTCGATAAATGCGAGCTTGAAGGTTGATGTGCAAGGAGAGTAG
- the era gene encoding GTPase Era produces MKSGFVSIIGRTNAGKSSFLNALLNEKIAIVSHKQNATRRKINGIVMNGEDQIIFTDTPGLHESNKAINQLLINQAIKSMGDCDLIVFLAPIHDDTEDYEKFLALNPEKPHILVLTKVDESSNAKVLEKITQYQKFQDKFAALLTFSTKQPTYKKPLLDEICKLLPEHEYFYDPEFLTPTNEKEIYREFILEAIYENLSDEIPYLSDAIIKSVKEKPGITEIYASIITEREIHKSMIIGKNGETIKRIGIFARKLIQNLTGSKVFLKLDVIVKKGWSKEEKSLNKIIGC; encoded by the coding sequence TTGAAATCAGGCTTTGTTAGCATCATAGGACGCACAAATGCTGGCAAAAGCTCGTTTTTAAATGCCTTGTTAAACGAAAAGATCGCCATTGTTTCGCACAAGCAAAACGCAACTCGCAGGAAGATAAATGGCATCGTGATGAACGGTGAAGATCAGATCATCTTCACCGACACGCCAGGGCTTCACGAGAGTAACAAGGCGATAAATCAACTGTTAATAAACCAAGCTATAAAATCGATGGGAGACTGCGATCTCATCGTATTTTTAGCGCCCATTCATGATGACACAGAGGACTATGAGAAATTTCTAGCACTAAATCCTGAAAAACCACATATTTTAGTTCTGACTAAAGTTGATGAAAGCTCAAACGCAAAAGTTTTAGAAAAGATCACTCAGTACCAAAAATTTCAAGATAAATTTGCAGCTCTGCTTACTTTTAGCACCAAGCAGCCTACCTATAAAAAGCCGCTTCTTGATGAAATTTGCAAGCTTTTGCCAGAGCATGAGTATTTTTACGATCCAGAATTTCTCACGCCGACAAATGAGAAGGAAATTTATAGAGAATTTATACTAGAAGCGATATATGAAAATTTAAGCGATGAGATCCCATATCTTAGCGATGCGATCATAAAAAGCGTCAAAGAAAAACCAGGTATTACTGAAATTTATGCAAGTATCATCACTGAGCGTGAAATTCACAAAAGTATGATCATCGGTAAGAATGGTGAAACGATAAAACGAATAGGAATTTTTGCAAGAAAGTTAATACAAAATTTAACCGGATCAAAGGTCTTTTTGAAACTCGATGTAATCGTTAAAAAAGGCTGGAGTAAAGAAGAAAAGAGCCTTAATAAAATAATTGGATGTTGA
- a CDS encoding RNA-binding S4 domain-containing protein — protein sequence MRVDKFLNVVNITKRRAVSEDMCKSGVVSINGVQAKAAKDVKVGDVVSIKFLTREARYEVLAIPTTKSIPKSAQNEYVKEL from the coding sequence ATGAGAGTAGATAAATTTTTAAACGTAGTAAATATCACCAAAAGGCGTGCCGTTAGCGAAGATATGTGCAAAAGCGGTGTTGTGAGCATCAACGGCGTGCAGGCAAAAGCGGCAAAAGATGTTAAGGTTGGCGATGTGGTTAGCATCAAATTTCTAACGCGCGAGGCGAGATACGAGGTGCTAGCGATCCCAACTACAAAAAGCATACCAAAAAGCGCTCAAAACGAATATGTAAAAGAGCTTTGA
- a CDS encoding TonB-dependent receptor domain-containing protein → MRKTKFIAICLSACVANSLFGAEHKDNNETRLDGVVVSASGFSQQIKEAPASISVIGGDELTKDSFTSLHSIAQKVPGVNVVGGEDGAASGISIRGMEKSQTLVLIDGKRVNSSSANPKGGAGDMNSNFIPPAEAIERIEVIRGPMSSLYGSDAVGGVINIITKKDFSKFSGNVSISTTINTHKGIGDGRQGDFYLNLPLYKDLFALQLWGYKKLRDEDGYIGGYQKSDKRNLSAKLWITPDEHNKFFILGSNERHDYSKTVGKSADPDPRKRPLDNYDYEKKSYGVGYLGEFDSLNADISYIYDQTQRTSLFDKFIPAKAKNYNFNSKFTTFLGAHALTFGYDFSKQNVGTTFIVSNASKNGLKDPRTYSMSEHAGFIEDEWQILDEKLFLTLGSRLTHNEFFGNHLSPRAYLVYNATDTLSLKGGVATGYKTPNVNQISPEVGTIQNAWRIVDFGNKDLKPEKSITYEVGAYYDNQADFRGSVTLFRNEFKDKILDTDGSNVNKIPAFGTCAGAPHINCPGWGTYFNIEGATVWGVELSGDYDVLSNLNLSSNYTYNKSKIKTGNPTINTPRGPMKFSETNLGRLDAKSLTATPEHALHATFTYKPVKSVKTFFGANYESKLTSVKFGPGNKVSENDNNLLTFDTGVSWDANKHLTLSLNAYNIFDKVRYDEALADDGNYYWYPQEGRRFWFKVAAKW, encoded by the coding sequence GTGAGAAAAACAAAATTTATTGCCATTTGCCTTAGCGCTTGCGTGGCAAATTCGCTCTTTGGAGCAGAGCATAAAGACAATAACGAAACAAGGCTTGATGGCGTTGTAGTAAGTGCTAGTGGCTTTTCGCAGCAGATTAAAGAAGCTCCCGCAAGCATAAGCGTGATAGGTGGTGATGAGCTAACAAAAGATAGCTTTACATCACTTCACTCAATCGCTCAAAAGGTGCCAGGCGTAAATGTCGTTGGCGGAGAGGACGGAGCAGCTAGTGGTATCTCGATACGTGGCATGGAGAAGTCTCAAACGCTAGTTTTAATTGATGGTAAAAGAGTAAATTCAAGCAGCGCAAATCCAAAGGGCGGAGCAGGGGATATGAACTCAAATTTCATCCCACCAGCTGAAGCAATCGAGCGTATAGAGGTTATCCGTGGTCCTATGAGCTCGCTTTATGGTAGTGATGCGGTTGGTGGCGTGATAAATATCATCACTAAAAAGGATTTTTCAAAATTTAGTGGCAACGTCAGCATCTCAACCACGATAAACACTCACAAAGGCATTGGCGATGGCAGGCAAGGCGACTTTTATCTAAATTTACCTCTTTATAAAGATCTTTTTGCACTTCAGCTTTGGGGATATAAAAAGCTAAGAGATGAAGATGGCTACATCGGTGGCTATCAAAAGAGCGATAAGAGAAATTTAAGTGCAAAGCTTTGGATCACGCCAGATGAACATAATAAATTTTTTATCCTTGGCTCAAACGAAAGGCATGATTATTCAAAAACGGTTGGCAAATCAGCCGATCCAGACCCAAGAAAAAGACCATTAGATAATTATGACTACGAGAAAAAGAGCTATGGCGTGGGCTATCTTGGTGAATTTGATAGCCTAAATGCCGATATCAGCTACATTTATGATCAGACGCAAAGAACGAGCCTTTTTGATAAATTCATACCTGCAAAAGCTAAAAATTACAACTTTAATTCAAAATTTACAACCTTTCTTGGTGCTCACGCACTAACTTTTGGCTATGACTTTAGCAAACAAAATGTCGGCACGACCTTCATCGTCTCAAACGCCTCAAAAAATGGCTTAAAAGATCCAAGGACCTACTCGATGAGCGAGCATGCGGGATTTATCGAAGATGAGTGGCAAATTTTAGATGAGAAGCTCTTTTTAACGCTTGGCTCAAGGCTCACGCACAACGAATTTTTTGGCAACCACCTCTCGCCAAGAGCTTACCTAGTCTATAATGCCACAGATACGCTAAGCTTAAAAGGTGGCGTAGCAACTGGCTATAAAACGCCAAATGTCAATCAAATCTCCCCAGAAGTAGGCACTATTCAAAATGCTTGGAGAATAGTTGATTTTGGAAACAAAGATCTAAAGCCAGAAAAAAGTATAACTTACGAAGTTGGTGCATATTATGACAATCAGGCTGATTTTAGAGGCTCGGTAACGCTTTTTAGAAATGAGTTTAAAGATAAGATCCTAGACACTGATGGCAGTAATGTCAATAAAATTCCTGCCTTTGGCACTTGCGCAGGTGCACCACACATTAATTGTCCTGGCTGGGGAACTTACTTTAACATAGAAGGTGCAACTGTTTGGGGCGTGGAGTTAAGCGGAGACTATGACGTTCTTTCAAATCTAAATCTAAGCTCAAACTACACCTATAATAAGTCAAAGATAAAAACTGGCAACCCAACGATAAATACGCCAAGAGGCCCTATGAAATTTAGTGAGACAAATCTTGGTAGACTTGATGCAAAAAGCCTTACCGCAACGCCAGAGCACGCACTTCACGCCACGTTTACTTATAAGCCTGTAAAAAGCGTTAAAACATTTTTTGGCGCAAACTATGAGAGCAAGCTAACAAGCGTGAAATTTGGCCCTGGTAACAAAGTGAGTGAAAATGACAACAATTTACTCACATTTGATACAGGTGTAAGCTGGGATGCAAATAAACACCTAACACTTAGCCTAAATGCCTACAATATCTTTGATAAAGTAAGATACGATGAGGCGCTAGCAGACGACGGCAACTACTACTGGTATCCGCAAGAGGGTAGGAGATTTTGGTTTAAGGTCGCTGCAAAATGGTAA
- the lptB gene encoding LPS export ABC transporter ATP-binding protein, which yields MHKLEVKDLKKTIKKTEIIKGISLEVNSGEVVGLLGPNGAGKTTTFYMICGLISPTSGDVFLDDQNITSVPLHKRAHLGIGYLPQESSIFKELSVEENLLLGAEILDQNTEEISKKVNEMLNMLNIEPIRLRKGVSLSGGERRRCEIARSLIIKPKFLLLDEPFAGVDPIAVSDIQSIVRDLKKLGIGVLITDHNVRETLAICDRAYVIKDGSLLASGSASEVANNKLVRTHYLGEEFKLLE from the coding sequence GTGCATAAACTAGAAGTAAAAGATCTAAAAAAGACGATTAAAAAAACTGAGATCATAAAAGGGATATCTTTAGAGGTAAATAGTGGCGAAGTAGTAGGGCTTCTTGGGCCAAATGGTGCTGGAAAGACGACTACTTTTTATATGATTTGCGGACTCATCTCTCCAACTAGCGGGGATGTCTTTTTGGATGATCAAAATATCACAAGTGTCCCACTTCACAAAAGGGCGCACCTTGGCATCGGTTATTTGCCGCAAGAATCAAGCATATTTAAAGAGCTAAGCGTAGAAGAAAATTTACTTCTTGGAGCTGAAATTTTAGACCAAAATACGGAAGAGATCTCTAAAAAAGTAAATGAGATGCTAAATATGTTAAACATTGAGCCTATTCGCCTAAGAAAGGGCGTTAGTCTAAGTGGTGGCGAGCGCAGACGCTGTGAGATCGCTAGAAGTCTCATCATAAAGCCAAAATTTTTACTGCTTGATGAGCCATTTGCAGGCGTCGATCCTATCGCAGTTAGCGATATCCAAAGCATCGTTAGAGACCTTAAAAAGCTAGGCATCGGCGTTTTGATAACTGACCACAACGTCCGTGAGACACTAGCCATTTGCGACAGAGCCTACGTCATCAAAGATGGCTCGCTACTAGCAAGCGGCAGTGCGAGCGAAGTAGCAAACAACAAGCTCGTTAGAACGCACTATCTTGGCGAAGAATTTAAGCTACTTGAGTAG
- the hslV gene encoding ATP-dependent protease subunit HslV has translation MFHATTILAYKGKNKSVIGGDGQVSFGNTVLKGNAVKIRKIHNGKVLAGFAGSTADAFNLFDMFEKNLEHTKGDLLKAVIEFSKEWRKDKYLRKLEAMMLVLDRDKIFLLSGTGDVVEPEDGKIAAIGSGGNYALSAARALDKFADIDEEELVKESLKIAGEICIYTNTNIKTYVLE, from the coding sequence ATGTTTCATGCGACAACCATCTTAGCCTACAAAGGCAAAAACAAATCAGTCATCGGCGGCGACGGACAGGTAAGCTTTGGCAATACCGTTTTAAAAGGCAACGCCGTGAAAATTCGCAAAATTCACAACGGCAAAGTCCTAGCTGGCTTTGCTGGCAGCACTGCTGATGCGTTTAATCTCTTTGATATGTTTGAGAAAAATTTGGAGCATACAAAGGGCGATTTGCTAAAGGCGGTTATAGAATTTAGCAAAGAATGGCGCAAAGACAAGTATCTAAGAAAGCTTGAAGCGATGATGCTTGTACTTGATAGGGATAAAATTTTCTTACTTAGTGGCACTGGGGATGTTGTAGAACCAGAAGATGGCAAGATAGCAGCTATCGGAAGCGGTGGCAACTACGCTCTCTCAGCGGCACGTGCCTTAGATAAATTTGCCGATATCGACGAAGAAGAGCTAGTCAAAGAGAGCCTTAAGATCGCTGGCGAAATTTGCATCTATACAAATACAAACATCAAAACTTATGTTTTAGAATAA
- a CDS encoding argininosuccinate synthase → MKKDVKKVVLAYSGGLDTSIILKWLQDEYNCEVVTFTADIGQGEELEPARKKALALGVKPENIFIEDLREEFVRDYVFPMFRANAVYEGEYLLGTSIARPLIAKRQSEIARLVGADGVSHGATGKGNDQVRFELGYYALGDNLTIIAPWREWDLNSREKLLAYAEKNGIDITKKPGKSPYSMDANLLHISYEGLVLEDPSHAPEDDMWRWSVDPKNAPDKSEIIEIGYEKGDPVSINGKKMSPAEILTELNRLGAKHGIGRLDIVENRSVGMKSRGCYETPGGTIMLKAHRAIESITLDRCAAHLKDEIMPKYAELVYNGYWWSPERNMLQALIDKSQEHVNGSVKVELYKGNVIILGRNSKDDNLFSEAYCTFEEDSVYDQKDAEGFIKLNALRFIIARKNGRKFD, encoded by the coding sequence ATGAAAAAAGACGTAAAAAAAGTGGTTTTAGCATACTCTGGCGGACTTGATACAAGTATCATTTTAAAATGGCTTCAAGATGAATATAACTGCGAAGTAGTCACATTTACAGCTGACATTGGCCAAGGCGAAGAGCTAGAGCCTGCACGCAAAAAAGCCTTAGCACTTGGTGTAAAGCCTGAAAATATTTTTATAGAAGATTTAAGAGAAGAATTTGTACGCGATTATGTATTTCCTATGTTTAGAGCAAACGCAGTCTACGAGGGCGAGTATCTACTTGGCACTTCGATAGCGCGCCCACTAATAGCAAAACGCCAAAGCGAGATCGCAAGACTTGTTGGCGCTGATGGTGTGAGCCATGGAGCAACAGGCAAAGGCAACGACCAAGTTCGCTTTGAGCTTGGATACTACGCACTCGGCGACAACCTAACTATCATCGCCCCATGGCGCGAGTGGGATCTAAATAGCCGTGAAAAACTTTTGGCATACGCTGAGAAAAACGGCATAGATATCACCAAAAAACCAGGCAAGAGCCCATACTCAATGGACGCAAATTTACTTCACATAAGCTATGAAGGCCTAGTACTTGAAGACCCGAGCCACGCACCAGAAGATGATATGTGGAGATGGAGCGTTGACCCTAAAAATGCCCCAGATAAGAGCGAAATCATCGAGATCGGCTATGAAAAAGGCGATCCGGTTAGTATAAATGGCAAAAAAATGAGCCCAGCTGAAATTTTAACCGAACTAAACCGCCTTGGGGCAAAACACGGCATCGGCAGACTTGACATTGTAGAAAACCGCTCAGTTGGTATGAAGAGCCGCGGCTGCTACGAAACTCCAGGTGGCACAATAATGCTAAAAGCTCACAGAGCGATCGAAAGTATCACGCTTGACCGCTGTGCTGCCCACTTAAAAGATGAGATCATGCCAAAATACGCCGAGCTAGTTTACAACGGCTACTGGTGGTCACCTGAGCGAAATATGCTCCAAGCTCTCATCGACAAAAGCCAAGAACACGTAAATGGCTCTGTAAAAGTTGAGCTTTATAAAGGTAATGTGATCATCCTTGGCAGAAACAGCAAAGATGATAATCTATTTAGCGAAGCATACTGCACGTTTGAAGAAGACAGCGTTTATGACCAAAAAGACGCAGAAGGATTTATTAAACTAAATGCACTTCGCTTTATAATCGCACGCAAAAACGGGCGAAAATTTGACTAA
- the hslU gene encoding HslU--HslV peptidase ATPase subunit translates to MNLTPREIVKFLDDYVIGQKDAKKIIAIALRNRYRRMKLEKSLQDDIMPKNILMIGSTGVGKTEIARRLSKMMGLPFIKVEASKYTEVGFVGRDVESMVRDLAMASYNLVKNEQSEKNQDKINAYIEEKIVSKLLPPLPKGASEEKQAEYAKSYEKMLNRLRNGELDELSIEIEVQQNPLEAGSNVPPDMAQMQESFIKIIGIGGKNIKKEMKVKDAKKALQSEANDKILDIESIKTEAIKRAENQGIIFIDEIDKVAVGSGSSNRQDPSKEGVQRDLLPIVEGSNVNTKFGNLKTDHILFIAAGAFHISKPSDLIPELQGRFPLRVELDSLDEDALYQILTQPKNSLLKQYIALLSTENVELEFDDEAIKEIARIAHAANEKMEDIGARRLHTVIERVIEDISFEASEKSGEKINVTKELVKERLKDVIEDQDLARYIL, encoded by the coding sequence ATGAACTTAACACCAAGAGAAATTGTTAAATTTTTAGATGACTATGTGATCGGTCAAAAGGACGCCAAAAAGATCATAGCAATCGCACTTCGCAACAGATATCGCCGTATGAAGCTTGAAAAGAGCCTGCAAGATGACATCATGCCAAAAAATATCTTGATGATTGGCTCAACTGGCGTTGGTAAAACCGAGATCGCAAGGCGTCTTTCAAAGATGATGGGACTGCCTTTTATCAAGGTAGAAGCTAGCAAATACACTGAAGTTGGTTTTGTCGGTCGTGATGTTGAGAGCATGGTTAGAGACCTTGCTATGGCATCATACAACCTCGTAAAAAACGAGCAAAGCGAGAAAAATCAAGATAAGATAAATGCCTATATCGAAGAAAAGATCGTCTCAAAGCTATTGCCACCGCTTCCAAAGGGTGCTAGTGAAGAGAAGCAAGCAGAGTATGCAAAGAGCTATGAAAAAATGCTAAATAGGCTAAGAAACGGCGAGCTTGACGAGCTAAGCATCGAGATAGAAGTACAGCAAAACCCACTTGAGGCGGGCTCAAATGTGCCACCTGATATGGCGCAGATGCAAGAGAGCTTTATAAAGATAATTGGCATCGGCGGTAAAAACATCAAAAAAGAGATGAAGGTAAAAGACGCTAAAAAAGCCCTTCAAAGCGAAGCAAATGATAAAATTTTAGACATTGAGAGCATAAAAACAGAGGCAATAAAAAGAGCTGAAAACCAAGGCATCATCTTTATAGATGAGATAGATAAAGTGGCTGTTGGTTCGGGTAGCTCAAACAGGCAAGATCCTAGCAAAGAAGGCGTGCAAAGAGACTTGTTGCCGATAGTTGAGGGTTCAAATGTAAATACCAAATTTGGAAATTTAAAGACAGATCATATTTTATTTATCGCTGCTGGCGCCTTTCATATAAGCAAACCAAGCGATCTCATCCCTGAGCTTCAAGGCCGTTTTCCACTAAGAGTCGAGCTTGATAGCCTTGATGAGGACGCGCTTTATCAAATTTTAACTCAGCCAAAAAATTCGCTTTTAAAACAATACATTGCCCTACTCTCAACCGAAAATGTTGAACTAGAATTTGACGATGAAGCAATAAAAGAGATAGCCAGGATCGCCCACGCCGCAAATGAAAAGATGGAAGATATCGGTGCTAGACGCCTTCATACGGTGATCGAGCGCGTTATAGAAGATATTAGCTTTGAAGCTAGCGAAAAGAGTGGCGAGAAGATAAATGTGACAAAAGAGCTCGTAAAAGAGCGTCTAAAAGACGTGATCGAAGATCAAGATCTAGCGAGGTACATACTTTGA